The Streptomyces sp. NBC_01775 genome includes a region encoding these proteins:
- a CDS encoding SDR family oxidoreductase, which translates to MELENTVAVVTGANRGLGRHLAAQLVERGAKVYAAARRPETVDLPGVTPLRLDVTDEESIREAARTASDATLLINNAGISTGATLVDGDLDEVRREMDTNFFGPLAATRALAPVIEGNGGGTVLNVLSVLSWYHPAGLGSYAASKAAAWALTGASREELAPRGITVSALHVGYMDTDMAAEVPADQKVSASDVATQALDGIETGLPEIVADELTRQVKQSLATVPQTNAA; encoded by the coding sequence ATGGAGCTCGAGAACACGGTCGCGGTCGTCACCGGCGCCAACCGGGGACTCGGACGGCATCTCGCCGCCCAGCTCGTGGAGCGCGGCGCGAAGGTCTACGCGGCGGCCCGCCGCCCCGAGACGGTCGACCTGCCGGGGGTCACCCCGCTGCGCCTGGACGTCACGGACGAGGAGTCGATCCGGGAAGCCGCCCGCACCGCCTCCGACGCGACACTGCTGATCAACAACGCGGGCATCTCCACCGGCGCCACGCTGGTCGACGGCGACCTGGACGAGGTTCGCCGGGAGATGGACACCAACTTCTTCGGCCCGCTCGCCGCGACCCGCGCCCTCGCCCCGGTCATCGAGGGCAACGGCGGCGGCACCGTGCTCAACGTCCTGTCCGTCCTGTCCTGGTACCACCCGGCAGGCCTCGGCTCCTACGCCGCGTCCAAGGCCGCCGCCTGGGCGCTGACCGGCGCGAGCCGCGAGGAGCTGGCGCCCCGCGGCATCACCGTCTCCGCACTGCACGTCGGATACATGGACACCGACATGGCCGCCGAGGTCCCCGCCGACCAGAAGGTCTCCGCCTCCGACGTCGCGACCCAGGCCCTCGACGGCATCGAGACGGGCCTGCCCGAGATCGTCGCCGACGAGTTGACCCGGCAGGTCAAGCAGAGTCTGGCCACCGTGCCGCAGACGAACGCCGCCTGA
- a CDS encoding AAA family ATPase, whose translation MPAPDPASPAPVTPPAFVAIGPAGSGKSHVARELARRLRAAYLDKDSLVGDLVDAALELVGRRAGGREDDPTYVERLMPAEYKALFATAADNLRLGLPVVLDAPFAAYLGNPDFLTVSADRASWPAETPVVVVEVRASAETVRTRLTQRGLPRDRAKLADWSAFWQRLGTQGCAWSGARHIVVDNDGEPDLDDVVALARSQQLSTFS comes from the coding sequence ATGCCCGCGCCTGACCCGGCGTCCCCCGCGCCCGTGACACCACCGGCCTTCGTCGCGATCGGCCCTGCGGGCTCGGGAAAGTCCCATGTCGCCCGGGAGCTCGCACGCCGACTGCGGGCGGCCTACCTCGACAAGGACTCCCTGGTCGGCGACCTTGTGGACGCCGCTCTCGAACTGGTCGGCCGGCGCGCGGGAGGCCGCGAGGACGACCCGACCTACGTCGAGCGGTTGATGCCGGCCGAGTACAAAGCACTGTTCGCCACGGCGGCGGACAACCTGCGGCTCGGCCTGCCCGTCGTCCTGGACGCGCCCTTCGCGGCGTACCTCGGCAACCCCGACTTCTTGACTGTCTCCGCCGACCGGGCCTCCTGGCCAGCGGAGACACCTGTCGTCGTGGTCGAGGTGCGGGCCTCCGCGGAGACCGTTCGTACACGACTGACGCAACGAGGTCTGCCACGCGACCGGGCCAAGCTGGCCGACTGGTCTGCATTCTGGCAACGGCTGGGGACCCAGGGCTGCGCCTGGTCCGGGGCCCGGCACATCGTCGTGGACAACGACGGGGAACCGGACCTCGATGATGTCGTGGCGCTCGCGCGCAGTCAGCAGCTCTCGACGTTCTCGTAG
- a CDS encoding sugar phosphate isomerase/epimerase family protein, translating into MRIIGHTLGTPEQTLPEALQLFASAGLEGAEVIYQNDYRSGLPIGDDAAAAEAARVAGDLGVPVMGLAPYTTGINHEDPAQRRAALDELRSAIDCAHRVGATRIRVYAGSWGSDRTDHAAHWERLRSALTELAPLAADAGALLCVENHFGTLTQSAKDTARLIREVDSPAVRVLYDQANLTFTHEEAWPEALREQGDLIGHVHVKDLIFTDPNAPFVASETARVKADERAVRSRVVGEGIVPWSDILRAVKQHGYDDVLSLEYEYRWHPQDLPAPEEGFARSARALRALLDQAAGLTPAEVSR; encoded by the coding sequence ATGCGCATCATTGGCCACACCCTCGGCACACCGGAACAGACCCTCCCGGAGGCGCTGCAACTCTTCGCCTCCGCCGGTTTGGAGGGAGCCGAGGTCATCTACCAGAACGACTACCGCAGCGGACTGCCCATCGGGGACGATGCCGCCGCGGCCGAGGCGGCCCGCGTGGCGGGCGATCTCGGCGTACCGGTGATGGGACTCGCTCCGTACACCACCGGCATCAACCACGAGGACCCGGCACAGCGCCGCGCCGCGCTCGACGAACTGCGGTCGGCCATCGACTGCGCCCATCGCGTGGGCGCCACCCGGATCCGGGTGTACGCGGGTTCCTGGGGATCCGATCGAACCGACCACGCCGCACACTGGGAGCGCCTGCGCTCGGCACTGACGGAGCTTGCACCGCTCGCCGCCGACGCCGGAGCGCTCCTGTGCGTGGAGAACCACTTCGGCACCTTGACGCAGTCGGCCAAGGACACGGCCCGGCTGATACGCGAGGTGGACTCGCCCGCGGTGCGCGTCCTCTACGACCAGGCGAATCTCACCTTCACCCATGAGGAGGCATGGCCGGAGGCACTGCGGGAACAGGGCGACCTGATCGGGCACGTCCACGTGAAGGACCTCATCTTCACCGACCCGAACGCCCCCTTCGTGGCCTCCGAGACGGCCCGGGTGAAGGCGGACGAGCGGGCGGTACGCTCCCGCGTCGTCGGCGAGGGCATCGTGCCCTGGTCGGACATCCTTCGGGCGGTCAAGCAGCACGGCTACGACGACGTCCTCAGCCTCGAGTACGAGTACCGGTGGCACCCGCAGGACCTCCCGGCTCCGGAGGAGGGCTTCGCCCGGTCCGCCCGCGCGCTCCGCGCTCTCCTAGACCAGGCCGCCGGTCTCACGCCCGCGGAGGTGTCCCGATGA
- a CDS encoding LacI family DNA-binding transcriptional regulator, producing the protein MAEVSIDDVAARAGVHRSTVSRAFSRPEAVNAKTRKHVLEVAESLGYRVNPLAQALRRRASRLVPLIVPDITNPFYGELARTMAAAAADRGYQLVLCVTGGEVAQTNAYLTSLQEMYAPFGIVAPSTTVDLDELQNVALGSKVVVVDRVEEAQVPTVTVDSAEGIALAVDHLRGLGHRRIAYVSGISGAYTSRDRLAAYEGLAAELGMPAVVLDGGTGPDVGERAAQRLVDMAREERPTAVIAANDMVAFALISALGVRGVSVPDEVSVMGFDGLEFGARFNPRLTTVRQPIADMGVIAIDLAEKLLKDGETSHVVLAPDLLVRESTAEVPR; encoded by the coding sequence ATGGCTGAGGTGAGCATTGATGACGTCGCCGCCCGGGCGGGCGTGCACCGCTCAACGGTTTCCCGGGCCTTTTCCCGGCCGGAAGCCGTGAACGCCAAGACTCGCAAGCACGTCCTGGAGGTGGCGGAAAGCCTCGGCTACCGGGTGAACCCGCTGGCGCAAGCCCTGCGCCGTCGTGCGAGCAGGCTGGTTCCGCTGATCGTCCCGGATATCACCAACCCCTTCTACGGGGAGCTGGCGAGGACCATGGCGGCAGCGGCGGCCGACCGGGGTTACCAGTTGGTGCTGTGCGTGACCGGCGGCGAAGTCGCCCAGACCAACGCCTATTTGACGTCCCTTCAGGAGATGTACGCGCCCTTCGGGATCGTCGCGCCGTCGACCACCGTCGACCTCGACGAGCTGCAGAACGTCGCGCTCGGCAGCAAGGTCGTGGTCGTCGACCGCGTCGAGGAGGCACAGGTGCCGACCGTGACGGTGGACAGCGCCGAAGGCATCGCCCTCGCCGTGGACCATCTGCGCGGCCTGGGGCACCGGCGCATCGCCTACGTGTCCGGCATCTCCGGGGCGTACACGTCCAGGGATCGCCTGGCCGCCTACGAGGGGCTGGCCGCGGAGCTGGGCATGCCGGCGGTGGTCTTGGACGGAGGCACCGGGCCGGATGTGGGGGAGCGGGCCGCCCAGCGCCTGGTGGACATGGCACGCGAGGAGCGCCCGACAGCAGTCATCGCGGCCAACGACATGGTCGCCTTCGCCCTCATTTCCGCTCTTGGTGTGCGCGGTGTGTCCGTCCCCGACGAGGTGTCGGTGATGGGCTTCGACGGCCTGGAGTTCGGCGCCCGGTTCAACCCGCGGCTGACCACCGTCCGCCAGCCCATCGCCGACATGGGAGTGATCGCCATCGACCTCGCAGAGAAACTCCTCAAGGACGGGGAGACGAGCCATGTCGTCCTCGCCCCCGATCTACTGGTTCGTGAGTCGACCGCGGAGGTCCCCCGATGA
- a CDS encoding TetR/AcrR family transcriptional regulator, translating into MGRVSQAQAEENRRRVVDTASRLFREQGTQVSVADLMKAAGLTHGAFYKQFASKEALVDEATAHAIDELTQRYAAGLERYDGQRDAAQRTLIDTYLSVEHRDNAAGGCPIAALATDIARTPDDQEARRVYAEGVADFAEFLGDDDQDGLARLSTLFGALVLARATKGSELSERILAAAHEALTETD; encoded by the coding sequence ATGGGCCGGGTATCGCAGGCGCAGGCGGAGGAGAACCGCAGACGGGTCGTGGACACCGCCTCCCGGCTCTTCCGGGAGCAGGGCACGCAGGTCAGCGTCGCCGACCTGATGAAGGCGGCCGGTCTGACCCACGGCGCCTTCTACAAGCAGTTCGCTTCCAAGGAGGCACTCGTCGACGAGGCCACCGCCCATGCGATCGACGAGCTCACCCAGCGGTACGCGGCCGGGCTCGAGCGGTACGACGGGCAGCGCGACGCCGCCCAGCGCACGCTGATCGACACCTATCTCTCCGTCGAGCACCGGGACAACGCGGCAGGCGGCTGCCCGATCGCCGCGCTTGCCACCGACATCGCCCGCACCCCCGACGATCAGGAGGCCCGCCGCGTCTATGCCGAGGGGGTGGCCGACTTCGCCGAGTTCCTCGGCGATGACGACCAGGACGGCCTCGCCCGCCTGAGCACCCTGTTCGGCGCGCTCGTCCTGGCCCGCGCCACCAAGGGCTCCGAACTCTCCGAACGGATTCTGGCCGCTGCGCATGAGGCCCTGACAGAGACCGACTGA
- a CDS encoding NAD-dependent epimerase/dehydratase family protein produces the protein MTILVTGATGLVGTRLLPRLVDAGVDCRALVRPGKSAPDGVTPVEGDILDPGSLDGALDGVTDVVHMAALFRTQDADAIHRTNVEGTRNLIAATKAQAPQARFAMASTGLVYGSGLNRPAREDDPATAGLPYPASKILAEADLKASGLNWSILRFGFVYGDKDGHLESAPALMANWKWHPAQTLDLIHHRDIATAVRLALTGALDGHTVNVVDEAPTSIYEIAQIVGALYEPSAEPLNDPWMGRADGTLLRTLGFTATVPTVYQAQRDGLL, from the coding sequence ATGACCATCCTCGTCACCGGTGCCACCGGACTGGTGGGCACCCGCCTCCTGCCCCGCCTCGTCGACGCCGGCGTCGACTGCCGCGCCCTCGTCCGTCCCGGCAAGTCCGCCCCCGACGGCGTCACGCCTGTTGAGGGCGACATCCTCGACCCTGGCTCGCTCGATGGCGCGCTCGACGGCGTCACCGACGTCGTGCACATGGCCGCTCTGTTCCGCACCCAGGACGCGGACGCCATCCACCGCACCAACGTCGAGGGCACGCGCAACCTCATCGCAGCCACCAAGGCCCAGGCTCCGCAGGCGCGCTTCGCCATGGCCAGCACCGGCCTCGTCTACGGCTCCGGCCTGAACCGGCCCGCCCGCGAGGACGACCCCGCCACCGCCGGCCTCCCCTACCCGGCCAGCAAGATCCTCGCCGAGGCCGACCTCAAGGCCAGCGGGCTCAACTGGAGCATCCTGCGTTTCGGCTTTGTCTACGGCGACAAGGACGGCCACCTCGAATCCGCCCCTGCCCTGATGGCCAACTGGAAGTGGCACCCCGCCCAGACCCTCGACCTCATCCACCACCGTGACATCGCCACCGCCGTCAGGCTCGCCCTCACCGGCGCGCTCGACGGACACACCGTCAACGTCGTGGACGAGGCTCCCACCAGCATCTACGAGATCGCTCAGATCGTCGGTGCCCTCTACGAGCCCTCCGCCGAACCGCTCAACGATCCCTGGATGGGCCGCGCCGACGGCACCCTCCTGCGCACCCTCGGCTTCACCGCCACCGTCCCCACCGTCTACCAGGCACAACGCGACGGCCTGCTGTAA
- a CDS encoding bifunctional 4-hydroxy-2-oxoglutarate aldolase/2-dehydro-3-deoxy-phosphogluconate aldolase produces MRKLRTLNAICDTGTVLIVRLPTAEASYEVACEAIAGGIRAVEVTLTTPGALDVIRRLSAEYPEAEIGAGSVLDATSAYASIQAGARFLVSPQVDLGMLETAGRYQAVSICGAATPTEIVQAATAGADLVKLFPSSVLNRDYARAVLEPLGHIPLVPAGGVSPDNVSEWFDAGVAAVGVGSFITKAARRDDGGPHPVRAAAGTFLEAVADARA; encoded by the coding sequence ATGCGCAAGCTGCGCACCTTGAATGCCATCTGTGACACGGGGACGGTGCTGATCGTGCGCCTACCCACCGCCGAGGCCTCCTACGAAGTGGCCTGCGAGGCCATCGCCGGAGGGATACGCGCCGTCGAGGTCACGCTCACCACGCCGGGCGCCCTGGACGTGATCCGCCGACTGAGCGCGGAATATCCCGAGGCCGAGATCGGCGCCGGCAGCGTCCTCGACGCAACATCGGCGTACGCGAGCATTCAGGCCGGGGCACGCTTCCTGGTCAGCCCCCAGGTCGACCTCGGGATGCTGGAGACCGCCGGCCGCTACCAGGCCGTCAGCATCTGCGGTGCCGCGACGCCCACGGAGATCGTCCAGGCCGCCACGGCGGGCGCCGACCTCGTCAAGCTGTTCCCCTCGTCGGTCCTCAACCGCGACTACGCCCGTGCAGTGCTCGAACCGCTCGGACACATCCCTCTGGTCCCGGCCGGTGGCGTGTCCCCGGACAACGTGTCGGAGTGGTTCGACGCCGGAGTCGCGGCAGTCGGTGTCGGAAGCTTCATCACCAAGGCGGCGCGGCGCGACGACGGGGGGCCGCACCCTGTCCGCGCGGCGGCCGGGACCTTCCTGGAGGCGGTGGCCGATGCCCGCGCCTGA
- a CDS encoding MarR family winged helix-turn-helix transcriptional regulator has protein sequence MPSENERDQHVSAGAWAKRYYQTSQAVLESILRPYGLGPTQWYVLYHLAHEGPTKQRDLVRALRVERATMTGVVGALVRKGLVEQTPDPGDLRQKTLRLTEAGGELWTRLPDPIARILAVAFDGVSEEEQAQVARILRVATERLAHHLKEETPPS, from the coding sequence GTGCCTAGCGAAAACGAGCGTGACCAGCATGTATCAGCAGGCGCGTGGGCGAAGCGGTACTACCAGACCAGCCAAGCGGTTCTGGAATCGATCCTGCGCCCCTACGGACTCGGACCGACCCAGTGGTACGTGCTCTACCACCTGGCTCACGAGGGTCCGACCAAGCAGCGCGACCTCGTACGCGCGCTCCGTGTAGAGCGCGCCACGATGACCGGCGTCGTCGGCGCCCTGGTCCGCAAAGGGCTCGTGGAACAGACACCCGACCCCGGCGACCTGCGGCAGAAGACGCTGCGCCTGACCGAAGCGGGCGGCGAACTGTGGACACGGCTGCCCGACCCTATCGCCCGCATCCTCGCCGTCGCCTTCGACGGCGTGAGCGAGGAGGAGCAGGCACAGGTCGCTCGCATCCTGCGTGTGGCCACCGAACGACTCGCACACCATCTGAAGGAAGAGACACCCCCCTCATGA
- a CDS encoding NADP-dependent oxidoreductase — MSMSTNTSRAVQFVESFGGPEALDLREVPVPDVGPGQIRVRVIAAGLNPMDWFMTSDADTAARFGLSLPCGFGNDYAGVVDEVGDGVGEFNVGDRVFGGAFSRSVADYVVVDAPGHIGKGGDAHHTPDGLDDRIAGALAIAGCTAAAALAIVNPGPSDTLLIGGAGGGVGVFAVQLARLAGARVIGTGSAASADALRALGAEPVTYGESLADRLRELAPDGITAAMDLHGTDTIAVARELGVPDARMATIAAAVDGVTPANGASAAPGAIEKIARLAAEGRLRVPIAATFPVNEVRAAVELQAGRHVHGKVVIDLA, encoded by the coding sequence ATGAGCATGTCGACCAACACCAGCAGGGCTGTCCAGTTCGTCGAGTCGTTCGGAGGACCTGAAGCCCTCGACCTGCGCGAGGTGCCCGTCCCAGACGTCGGCCCTGGCCAGATCCGCGTGCGGGTCATCGCGGCCGGGCTGAACCCTATGGACTGGTTCATGACCTCCGACGCAGACACTGCCGCCCGCTTCGGGCTGAGCCTGCCGTGCGGATTCGGGAACGACTACGCGGGCGTCGTGGACGAGGTCGGCGACGGGGTCGGCGAGTTCAACGTTGGAGACCGTGTGTTCGGCGGCGCCTTCTCGCGAAGCGTCGCCGATTACGTGGTCGTGGACGCCCCCGGTCACATCGGCAAGGGCGGCGACGCGCACCACACGCCCGATGGCCTCGACGACCGCATCGCCGGCGCCCTGGCCATCGCGGGATGCACGGCCGCCGCCGCACTCGCCATCGTCAACCCCGGCCCGTCTGACACGCTGCTGATCGGTGGCGCTGGAGGCGGGGTCGGCGTGTTCGCCGTCCAACTCGCTCGCCTCGCCGGCGCGCGAGTCATCGGGACGGGATCGGCCGCCTCGGCCGACGCCCTTCGGGCACTGGGAGCCGAGCCGGTAACCTACGGCGAGAGCCTGGCCGACCGACTCCGCGAGCTGGCTCCCGACGGCATCACCGCGGCCATGGACCTGCACGGCACCGACACGATCGCGGTGGCACGCGAGCTCGGCGTACCGGACGCCCGCATGGCCACGATCGCCGCCGCTGTGGACGGCGTCACGCCGGCCAACGGCGCCAGCGCCGCCCCCGGCGCCATCGAGAAGATCGCCCGTCTGGCCGCGGAGGGCCGACTCCGAGTGCCGATCGCCGCGACCTTCCCCGTCAACGAGGTCCGCGCCGCCGTCGAGCTGCAGGCAGGCCGGCACGTGCACGGCAAGGTCGTAATCGACCTCGCATGA
- a CDS encoding Gfo/Idh/MocA family protein yields MSTTPLRVGVAGAGNIAHIAQLPTLVARDDIELDVLVSRREDPSELVRRWGFSTAVRTVEEALERDLDALFVLTPRSEHVAGVRSALEADVDVFCEKPLATATSDAERLADLADEHERVLMVGFNRRFAPTYVAAREEFGDAGAAFCVAQKNRRGSEYRATFENAIHMVDLLRWFCPGEPVDVSAHAAGDDPWQEDGVSALVRFADGGTGVLTAARTAGAWAEKLDAYGAERSAEVVAPDTVALTRDGVSTVRSMSPEAFGWATATNTFGFAAAVHHFLDRARDRGTPLTSGREAARTQALLDDILQAAGLPVKEQEGRTWASHATR; encoded by the coding sequence ATGAGCACGACCCCGCTGCGTGTCGGCGTGGCCGGCGCCGGGAACATCGCGCACATCGCGCAGCTGCCCACCCTGGTGGCACGGGACGACATCGAGCTCGACGTGCTGGTGTCCCGGCGCGAGGACCCCTCCGAACTGGTCCGCCGGTGGGGGTTTTCCACCGCGGTCCGGACCGTAGAGGAGGCCCTGGAACGTGACCTGGACGCCCTGTTCGTGCTGACCCCGAGGTCGGAGCATGTCGCCGGCGTGCGCAGCGCGCTGGAGGCGGACGTGGATGTCTTCTGCGAGAAGCCCCTCGCGACCGCGACCAGCGACGCGGAGCGGCTCGCCGACCTCGCCGACGAGCACGAGCGCGTCCTGATGGTCGGCTTCAACCGCCGCTTCGCGCCGACCTACGTCGCCGCCCGCGAGGAGTTCGGGGACGCCGGCGCCGCGTTCTGCGTCGCGCAGAAGAATCGCCGCGGCAGCGAGTACCGCGCGACCTTCGAGAACGCCATCCACATGGTGGACCTACTGCGCTGGTTCTGCCCGGGCGAACCGGTCGACGTCTCCGCCCACGCCGCCGGTGACGACCCCTGGCAGGAGGACGGCGTCTCCGCCCTGGTCCGCTTCGCCGACGGCGGTACCGGCGTCCTGACGGCGGCACGGACCGCCGGCGCCTGGGCGGAAAAGCTGGATGCCTACGGCGCCGAACGCTCGGCCGAGGTGGTGGCCCCGGACACGGTGGCCCTCACCCGCGACGGTGTGAGCACCGTGCGCTCGATGAGCCCAGAGGCCTTCGGCTGGGCCACGGCCACGAACACCTTCGGCTTCGCCGCCGCCGTCCACCACTTCCTCGACCGTGCACGAGACCGTGGCACGCCGCTCACGTCGGGGCGGGAAGCCGCCCGCACGCAGGCGCTCCTCGACGACATCCTGCAGGCCGCCGGTCTTCCCGTGAAGGAGCAGGAGGGCCGCACCTGGGCCAGCCACGCAACGCGCTGA
- a CDS encoding IS5 family transposase, translated as MSERKPYPSDLADEQWALIEPVITAWKDRHRSVSGHRGAYDMREIVNTILHQGRTGCQWAYLPHDLPQKSATYYYFAAWRDDGTDQVIHELLRCQVRERARRLEDPALVVLDTQSAHAAAGVPVSTTGHDPAKRVPGRKRGLVVDVLGLVTAVAVFAANTHDNAAGTALLSEVAENAGGTVSKALADQGFKTQVVTHGAGLGIDVEIVQRNPQHRGFVPQPKRWRVEQTHGILILHRRLVRDYEHRPSSSTSRVCWAMTHVMVRRLTGANTPTWREAAVAA; from the coding sequence GTGAGTGAACGGAAGCCGTATCCGAGTGACTTAGCGGACGAGCAGTGGGCCCTCATCGAGCCGGTGATCACCGCGTGGAAAGACCGGCATCGCTCGGTCAGCGGCCACCGGGGCGCCTATGACATGCGGGAGATCGTGAACACGATCCTCCACCAGGGGCGAACCGGATGCCAGTGGGCCTATCTCCCGCACGACCTGCCGCAGAAGAGTGCGACGTACTACTACTTCGCCGCGTGGCGGGACGATGGAACCGATCAGGTCATCCACGAGCTCCTGCGCTGCCAGGTCCGTGAACGCGCCCGGCGATTAGAGGACCCGGCCCTGGTGGTCCTGGACACCCAAAGCGCCCACGCGGCCGCCGGGGTCCCCGTCTCCACCACTGGCCACGACCCGGCGAAACGGGTGCCGGGCCGCAAACGCGGCCTGGTCGTCGACGTGCTCGGGCTGGTCACCGCTGTCGCTGTCTTCGCCGCGAACACGCACGACAATGCTGCGGGCACCGCCCTGCTGAGCGAGGTTGCCGAGAACGCCGGCGGCACCGTCAGCAAGGCTCTGGCCGACCAGGGCTTCAAGACCCAGGTCGTCACACACGGAGCCGGCCTCGGCATCGACGTGGAGATCGTCCAACGCAACCCGCAGCACAGGGGGTTCGTCCCGCAGCCGAAGCGGTGGAGGGTCGAGCAGACCCACGGAATCCTGATACTGCACCGGCGCCTGGTCCGCGACTACGAACACCGCCCTTCCTCCTCGACCTCCCGCGTCTGCTGGGCGATGACCCATGTGATGGTCCGACGCCTCACCGGCGCGAACACCCCCACCTGGCGCGAAGCGGCGGTGGCCGCGTGA
- a CDS encoding VOC family protein — protein MSLPAGFQHVDHVAFTVPDLGEAVTFFTEAFGAEELYRSTRGPDADFMPAHFEVPADAHLELAMLRMPPNLNVELFQWWSTDQRSDYPRHSDAGGHHLCFTVADVDTAVEHLRSHGARVLGGTKEVGPDSPRVAGNRWTYLRAPWGLLIELVDRSRVHNPPPLVGPDDWTDPSRTGKNL, from the coding sequence ATGAGTCTGCCCGCAGGATTCCAGCACGTGGACCATGTCGCGTTTACGGTGCCCGACCTCGGCGAAGCGGTCACCTTCTTCACAGAGGCCTTCGGCGCCGAGGAGCTCTACCGCTCGACGAGAGGGCCCGACGCCGACTTCATGCCCGCGCACTTCGAGGTCCCGGCCGACGCCCATCTGGAACTCGCCATGCTGCGCATGCCGCCGAACCTCAACGTCGAGCTGTTCCAGTGGTGGAGCACCGACCAGCGGAGCGACTACCCGCGCCACTCGGACGCGGGTGGCCACCACTTGTGCTTCACCGTGGCGGACGTCGACACCGCCGTCGAACACCTCCGGTCGCACGGCGCCCGTGTGCTGGGCGGAACCAAGGAGGTCGGCCCAGACAGCCCGCGCGTCGCGGGCAACCGGTGGACCTATCTCCGGGCGCCCTGGGGCCTGTTGATCGAGCTCGTCGACCGCTCCCGCGTCCACAACCCGCCACCCCTGGTCGGCCCCGACGATTGGACCGACCCCTCCCGAACCGGAAAGAACCTGTAA
- a CDS encoding Gfo/Idh/MocA family protein, with amino-acid sequence MRRPRTAVLGARHWHVPLHVSAWGDTHDVVLVQDEEPDQVTDIAGRLDAAVYGEVGESLDAGPLDLAYVFVPHDRMVETCLALVERGIPFVVEKPGGTGPEDVERIRDAAAAAGVAATVPFVQRGGPVDHALSLAGAPTYQRTSFVAGPPQRYHAAGCSWMLDPARSGGGCLVNLAPHFIDIFLRRSRARRVELVAANVSASLHGEGVEDHATLVLAGDDGSEAIIEVGYAFPSSPAKRYCSFTSAGSEGYVDVGTSGHVSFTHAADGVTESSTIEVDSDPLYDVFVRQVADTWADGFAGLPTLDDLADTMSLIWAAYGRSSIASLEVSHG; translated from the coding sequence GTGAGACGTCCGCGAACGGCCGTGCTGGGTGCCCGGCACTGGCACGTACCCCTGCATGTCAGTGCCTGGGGGGACACTCACGATGTCGTGCTGGTCCAGGACGAGGAGCCCGACCAGGTCACCGACATCGCCGGACGCCTCGACGCGGCCGTTTACGGGGAAGTCGGCGAATCGCTGGACGCCGGCCCCCTGGACCTGGCCTACGTCTTCGTCCCGCACGACCGCATGGTGGAGACCTGTCTGGCCCTGGTCGAGCGCGGCATCCCGTTCGTGGTCGAGAAGCCGGGTGGCACGGGGCCCGAGGACGTGGAGCGGATTCGCGATGCGGCCGCAGCAGCCGGGGTGGCGGCGACAGTCCCCTTCGTCCAGCGCGGCGGCCCCGTGGACCACGCGCTGTCCCTGGCCGGTGCGCCGACGTATCAACGTACGAGCTTCGTTGCCGGCCCGCCGCAGCGCTATCACGCGGCAGGCTGCTCCTGGATGCTCGACCCCGCACGCTCCGGCGGGGGGTGTCTGGTGAACCTGGCGCCGCACTTCATCGACATCTTCCTGCGGCGAAGCCGCGCCCGCCGTGTGGAACTCGTGGCCGCCAACGTGTCCGCGAGCCTGCACGGCGAGGGCGTCGAGGACCACGCCACCCTCGTGCTGGCGGGCGACGACGGCAGCGAGGCGATCATCGAGGTCGGCTACGCCTTCCCGTCGAGCCCCGCCAAGCGGTACTGCTCCTTCACCAGTGCGGGCAGCGAGGGATACGTCGATGTGGGCACATCAGGCCATGTCTCGTTCACGCACGCCGCGGACGGTGTCACCGAATCGAGCACCATCGAAGTGGACAGCGACCCGTTGTACGACGTGTTCGTCCGGCAGGTGGCCGACACGTGGGCGGACGGCTTCGCCGGGCTGCCGACCTTGGACGACCTCGCCGACACAATGAGCCTCATCTGGGCCGCGTACGGGCGGTCTTCCATTGCTTCCCTGGAGGTCAGCCATGGCTGA